Proteins from one Thermobifida alba genomic window:
- a CDS encoding MFS transporter, producing MALCVTVTLSRGVLYYAFPVLALPITADTGWPLAATTVVFSLSQVVAAVTGIPVGRWLDRRGPRVVMTLGAAVAAPALVVVALAPDLWCFAAGWLVAGSTMAALSYSPAFAALTRWHGPDRLRALTTLTLTAGLASTIFAPLAAALEDWLGWRGTYLVLAAALLVTAVPLHALALRLPWPPLPAPPPEEAAPDSDTVRSVLRSRAFVALTGALALAAFGAYAVPMNLVPLLAERGQDTGVAAWVLSVGGLGQLLGRIAYGPLHRRTGVRTCSVAVLALCASTVLLFAAVPGPAAALFAVSALAGAGRGLFILFQATAVSDRWGTARYGTLSGVLHTPATIAIALGPGAGTLLADLLGSYPALFVLLAAVTATGTVLAAWSLPSRR from the coding sequence GTGGCCCTGTGCGTCACCGTCACCCTCAGCCGCGGCGTGCTGTACTACGCCTTCCCCGTACTGGCCCTGCCCATCACCGCCGACACCGGTTGGCCGCTCGCGGCGACCACGGTCGTGTTCTCCCTCTCCCAGGTCGTGGCGGCGGTGACCGGAATCCCCGTGGGCCGGTGGCTGGACCGGCGGGGCCCGCGCGTGGTCATGACCCTCGGCGCCGCCGTCGCCGCCCCCGCCCTGGTCGTCGTCGCGCTCGCACCGGACCTGTGGTGCTTCGCCGCGGGATGGCTCGTGGCGGGCTCGACGATGGCCGCCCTGTCCTACTCCCCCGCGTTCGCCGCGCTCACCCGCTGGCACGGCCCCGACCGGTTACGGGCGCTGACCACGCTGACCCTGACCGCCGGGCTCGCCAGCACGATCTTCGCGCCCCTGGCCGCCGCCCTGGAAGACTGGCTGGGCTGGCGGGGCACCTACCTGGTGCTGGCGGCGGCCCTGCTGGTCACCGCCGTGCCACTGCACGCCCTCGCGCTGCGCCTCCCCTGGCCGCCGCTCCCCGCTCCCCCGCCGGAAGAGGCCGCACCCGACTCCGACACCGTCCGCTCCGTCCTGCGCAGCCGCGCCTTCGTCGCCCTGACCGGCGCACTGGCCCTGGCCGCCTTCGGCGCCTACGCGGTCCCGATGAACCTGGTGCCGCTGCTGGCCGAGCGCGGCCAGGACACGGGCGTCGCGGCGTGGGTGCTGAGCGTCGGCGGACTCGGCCAACTGCTCGGCCGGATCGCCTACGGCCCGCTGCACCGGCGCACCGGCGTCCGCACCTGCTCGGTCGCCGTCCTCGCGCTCTGCGCGTCCACCGTTCTGCTGTTCGCCGCGGTCCCCGGCCCGGCCGCGGCGCTGTTCGCCGTCTCCGCGCTGGCGGGCGCCGGACGCGGACTGTTCATCCTGTTCCAGGCCACCGCCGTCAGCGACCGGTGGGGAACCGCCCGCTACGGGACCCTCAGCGGTGTCCTGCACACCCCGGCGACCATCGCCATCGCCCTGGGCCCCGGGGCGGGCACGCTGCTCGCCGACCTCCTCGGCAGCTATCCGGCACTCTTCGTCCTGCTCGCGGCGGTCACGGCGACCGGAACCGTCCTGGCGGCGTGGTCGCTCCCCTCCCGCCGCTGA
- a CDS encoding ArsO family NAD(P)H-dependent flavin-containing monooxygenase, with protein MLTPEPGEYDVVVVGGGQAGLAAGYFLRRSGLTHVILDAEHRPGGSWQHYWDSLRLFSAAEHSPLPGWWMPEQEGEEYPTADHVVRYLTAYEKRYALPVRRPVRVTAVRRAGRRLAVESDAGTWRARAVVSATGTWRAPYVPHYPGRDVFAGRQWHTVDYRRPDPFAGQRVLVVGGGNSAAQILAELSLVADTVWATLRPPRFLPDDVDGRVLFDAATRQLRARAAGADGDGGTGEQPGGIVVVPPVREARERGVLKAEPVFARLTERGAVWPDGTAHDFDAVLWCTGFRPVLDHLAPLGLRGPHGRIATEGTRSTAEPRLHLVGYGDWTGPASATIIGAGRAARNAVAEITAALRADP; from the coding sequence GTGCTGACGCCGGAGCCCGGGGAGTACGACGTCGTCGTGGTCGGCGGCGGCCAGGCGGGCCTGGCCGCCGGGTACTTCCTGCGCCGCTCCGGCCTCACCCACGTCATCCTCGACGCCGAGCACCGCCCCGGCGGGTCCTGGCAGCACTACTGGGATTCGCTGCGGCTGTTCTCGGCCGCCGAGCACAGCCCGCTGCCCGGCTGGTGGATGCCGGAGCAGGAGGGGGAGGAGTATCCGACCGCCGACCACGTGGTGCGCTACCTCACCGCCTACGAGAAGCGCTACGCGCTGCCGGTGCGCCGCCCGGTGCGGGTGACGGCGGTGCGCCGCGCCGGGCGGCGGCTGGCCGTGGAGTCCGACGCGGGGACGTGGCGGGCGCGTGCCGTGGTGAGCGCCACCGGGACCTGGCGTGCCCCGTACGTCCCGCACTATCCGGGCCGCGACGTCTTCGCCGGAAGGCAGTGGCACACGGTCGACTACCGGCGTCCCGACCCGTTCGCGGGGCAGCGGGTGCTCGTCGTGGGCGGCGGCAACTCGGCGGCGCAGATCCTCGCCGAGCTGTCGCTGGTCGCCGACACCGTGTGGGCGACGCTGCGTCCGCCCCGCTTCCTCCCCGACGACGTGGACGGACGGGTGCTGTTCGACGCCGCCACCCGGCAGTTGCGGGCCCGCGCCGCGGGAGCGGACGGCGACGGCGGGACGGGGGAGCAGCCCGGTGGCATCGTGGTGGTGCCCCCGGTGCGGGAGGCGCGCGAGCGGGGCGTGCTGAAGGCCGAACCGGTGTTCGCGCGGCTGACCGAGCGCGGGGCGGTGTGGCCGGACGGAACCGCCCACGACTTCGACGCCGTGCTGTGGTGCACCGGGTTCCGCCCGGTGCTGGACCACCTGGCGCCGCTGGGGCTGCGCGGCCCGCACGGGCGGATCGCCACGGAGGGGACCCGCAGCACGGCCGAACCGCGGCTGCACCTGGTGGGCTACGGCGACTGGACCGGTCCGGCGTCGGCCACGATCATCGGCGCGGGCCGGGCCGCCAGGAACGCGGTCGCCGAGATCACCGCGGCACTGCGGGCGGACCCCTGA
- the erm gene encoding 23S ribosomal RNA methyltransferase Erm, whose translation MSSPSRHGGRHELGQNFLTDRAVIADIQRLVAATRGPIVELAAGDGALTVPLGRLGRPVTAVELDPRRARRLRRRVTGNVTVVNDDLLRFRLPNVPHVVVGNLPFHLTTAALRRLLAAPHWRTAVLVVQWEVARRRAGVGGATLLTASWWPWYEFAVHARIPARAFRPVPSVDGGLLTATRRPEPLVADRKGYQRFVSRVFTGPGRGLGEILLRTGQVPRPVLRGWLRAHRVSPHALPRDLTARQWADLWTRVRPDADPAGPRPRGLTASRRDGHIEEW comes from the coding sequence ATGTCCTCTCCTTCCCGTCACGGCGGACGCCACGAACTCGGTCAGAACTTCCTCACCGACCGGGCGGTCATCGCCGACATCCAACGCCTCGTCGCCGCGACCCGCGGGCCGATCGTCGAGCTCGCCGCGGGCGACGGCGCCCTCACCGTCCCCCTGGGCCGGCTGGGCCGCCCCGTCACGGCCGTCGAACTCGACCCCCGGCGCGCCCGGCGGCTGCGGCGGCGCGTCACCGGGAACGTCACCGTCGTCAACGACGACCTGCTGCGGTTCCGGCTGCCGAACGTCCCGCACGTCGTCGTCGGCAACCTCCCGTTCCACCTCACCACGGCCGCGCTGCGGCGCCTGCTCGCGGCGCCGCACTGGCGCACCGCGGTCCTGGTGGTGCAGTGGGAGGTCGCGCGCCGCCGGGCCGGGGTCGGCGGCGCGACGCTGCTGACCGCCTCCTGGTGGCCCTGGTACGAGTTCGCCGTCCACGCGCGGATTCCCGCCCGCGCGTTCCGGCCGGTCCCCTCGGTCGACGGCGGCCTGCTCACCGCCACCCGCAGACCCGAGCCCCTGGTCGCTGACCGGAAGGGGTACCAGCGGTTCGTGTCCCGGGTGTTCACCGGGCCGGGCCGCGGCCTCGGCGAGATCCTCCTCCGGACCGGGCAGGTTCCCCGTCCCGTGCTGCGCGGCTGGCTGCGCGCCCACCGGGTGTCCCCGCACGCGCTGCCCAGGGACCTCACCGCGCGGCAGTGGGCCGACCTGTGGACGCGGGTGCGGCCGGACGCGGACCCGGCCGGGCCGCGGCCCAGGGGTTTGACGGCCTCGCGGCGGGATGGTCATATCGAAGAATGGTGA
- a CDS encoding RDD family protein, which translates to MHPQQPTPPPPPGDGVPQFTPPPPAPHPPGPPAAAHPRVVAAQTPPDRLYQVPSPAPGHPPVLPLADPFMRLLARIIDGFVAFFCNIVAGLAATAGLLLLNGGDMDNAPLWQAPILVGALVGSGFCYEWLMVRAAGQTVGKRLLGLRIVDAADGGRLPSGRAALRALCYSPSIYYPISWFPVLAQLNVLWMLWDRPGRQCLHDKLVKTVVIDEKQLHALYPPQPPAFPPHPPHPYGGPHPQYPQPPHGG; encoded by the coding sequence GTGCATCCCCAACAGCCCACACCGCCGCCCCCGCCCGGGGACGGCGTACCGCAGTTCACCCCGCCGCCTCCGGCCCCCCACCCGCCGGGACCGCCCGCGGCGGCCCACCCCCGGGTCGTGGCGGCGCAGACGCCCCCGGACCGGCTCTACCAGGTGCCGTCCCCCGCGCCGGGGCATCCGCCGGTGCTGCCGCTCGCCGACCCCTTCATGCGCCTGCTCGCCCGCATCATCGACGGATTCGTGGCGTTCTTCTGCAACATCGTGGCCGGACTGGCGGCGACCGCCGGCCTCCTGCTGCTCAACGGCGGCGACATGGACAACGCGCCCCTGTGGCAGGCGCCCATCCTGGTGGGGGCGCTGGTCGGTTCGGGGTTCTGCTACGAGTGGCTGATGGTCCGCGCGGCCGGCCAGACCGTCGGCAAGCGCCTGCTGGGCCTGCGGATCGTCGACGCCGCCGACGGAGGCCGCCTCCCCTCCGGGCGGGCCGCGCTGCGGGCGCTGTGCTACTCCCCGAGCATCTACTATCCGATCAGCTGGTTTCCCGTGCTCGCCCAGCTCAACGTGCTGTGGATGCTGTGGGACCGGCCGGGGCGGCAGTGCCTGCACGACAAACTCGTCAAGACCGTGGTCATCGACGAGAAGCAACTCCACGCCCTCTACCCGCCGCAGCCCCCGGCCTTCCCCCCGCACCCGCCGCACCCGTACGGCGGCCCCCACCCGCAGTACCCGCAGCCGCCGCACGGCGGCTGA
- a CDS encoding aminotransferase class III-fold pyridoxal phosphate-dependent enzyme: protein MTLKTRPAEQRRVAAGGDGACVCTVDGRWLLDATAAGDRVILGYGWDPLRALARTARLPLLPEGYTALAELLLVADLHAVTGMAHAVLVASGTRAADSLARIAATGPGGQSGALVHVVFDHGPARLRLTGSSSRDASAVPAPVTTGDLVERVRWAIDRAHATGTPVQGIVVRLLTAVPPEVETMRKLRGLCDEYGLVLAWDETPVGLGRSGALTLLGGLPADARPDAAALGDSLVAGYGACGVLLAAPRLAAAVEHAADHCPDQDPHPFAASVAAEVLHHLTGHALSAQAAKAGAFLADQIERRLADRIHTTRYGLDLQVVPLATDTAPAPPVEAVVAAAATATCSWALPTGRRACA from the coding sequence ATGACCCTGAAGACACGCCCCGCCGAGCAGCGGCGGGTGGCTGCTGGTGGGGACGGGGCCTGTGTGTGCACCGTGGACGGGCGGTGGCTGCTGGATGCCACCGCCGCCGGTGACCGGGTGATTTTGGGCTATGGCTGGGATCCGCTGCGTGCTCTGGCCCGTACCGCCCGGCTGCCGCTGCTGCCCGAGGGGTACACGGCCCTGGCCGAACTGCTGCTGGTTGCGGACCTGCACGCCGTGACCGGGATGGCGCACGCGGTCCTGGTGGCCTCCGGGACGCGGGCGGCCGACAGCCTGGCCCGCATCGCCGCCACCGGCCCCGGCGGGCAAAGCGGTGCACTCGTGCACGTCGTGTTCGACCACGGCCCGGCCCGCCTCCGCCTCACCGGAAGCAGCAGCCGGGACGCATCCGCCGTGCCGGCCCCGGTCACCACAGGAGATCTGGTGGAGCGGGTGCGCTGGGCCATCGACCGCGCACACGCCACCGGCACACCGGTCCAAGGAATCGTGGTGCGCCTGCTGACCGCCGTGCCGCCCGAGGTCGAGACGATGCGAAAGCTGCGGGGACTGTGCGACGAGTACGGTCTTGTCCTGGCCTGGGACGAGACCCCTGTGGGTCTGGGGCGTTCCGGGGCGCTGACCCTGCTGGGCGGCCTGCCCGCTGATGCGCGCCCCGACGCGGCGGCTTTGGGCGACAGCCTGGTGGCCGGCTACGGCGCCTGCGGCGTCCTCCTGGCCGCCCCGCGCCTGGCCGCCGCCGTCGAGCACGCGGCCGACCACTGTCCCGACCAGGATCCGCATCCTTTCGCCGCGAGCGTGGCCGCCGAGGTCCTGCACCACCTCACCGGCCACGCGCTGAGCGCGCAGGCCGCCAAGGCCGGGGCCTTCCTCGCCGACCAGATCGAACGCCGCCTGGCCGACCGCATCCACACCACCCGCTACGGCTTGGACCTGCAGGTGGTACCGCTGGCCACCGACACCGCCCCCGCACCCCCGGTCGAGGCGGTGGTCGCGGCGGCCGCGACCGCGACCTGCTCCTGGGCCTTACCCACGGGCAGACGGGCCTGCGCCTGA
- a CDS encoding helix-turn-helix domain-containing protein: protein MARQPVMPTVGKRQLGRELRSLREASKFTLDRVAEELDWAKTKVHNLENGHWTRGNLTDLRALLDLYGVTDPQRRTALEDLMRNAKKRGWWVEYGDALDGALPAFEDEASQISSYEPAVIPGLVQTPEYTAALLRTYPFLTAGEVERRVEARMQRQRILDRDTPPEVSFVIEEAVVQRLVDTPVARAQIQHLIDVAEAANRVTLQVMPLRSGLHGALGPSFTLLDFAGDFDLSIVYTESAARSAYLEDKADVALYRTMFTHACGRALPPEKSIELLSGLLRQSS from the coding sequence GTGGCGAGGCAACCGGTGATGCCAACCGTGGGCAAACGGCAACTCGGGCGTGAACTCCGGTCACTGCGTGAGGCGTCGAAGTTCACCCTCGACCGGGTCGCGGAGGAGTTGGACTGGGCCAAGACCAAGGTGCACAACCTGGAGAACGGCCACTGGACCCGCGGCAACCTCACAGACCTGCGCGCCCTGCTCGACCTCTACGGCGTCACCGACCCGCAGCGGCGCACCGCCCTGGAAGACCTCATGCGCAACGCCAAGAAGCGGGGCTGGTGGGTGGAGTACGGCGACGCGCTCGATGGTGCACTGCCCGCATTCGAAGACGAGGCCTCCCAGATCAGCAGCTATGAGCCCGCCGTCATTCCCGGCCTGGTGCAGACACCCGAGTACACCGCCGCGCTACTGCGCACCTACCCGTTCCTCACTGCCGGCGAGGTCGAGCGCAGGGTGGAGGCGCGGATGCAGCGCCAGCGGATCCTCGACCGCGACACCCCGCCCGAAGTCTCGTTCGTTATCGAGGAAGCCGTGGTGCAGCGCCTGGTCGACACACCGGTCGCCCGAGCTCAGATCCAGCACCTGATCGACGTGGCCGAGGCAGCCAACCGCGTCACCCTCCAGGTCATGCCACTGCGGTCGGGCCTGCACGGTGCGCTGGGACCGTCGTTCACCCTCCTCGACTTCGCAGGCGACTTCGATCTCTCGATCGTCTACACCGAGTCAGCGGCACGCAGCGCCTACCTTGAAGACAAAGCAGACGTAGCCCTGTACCGCACCATGTTCACCCACGCCTGCGGCAGGGCGCTTCCGCCGGAGAAATCCATCGAGCTACTGAGCGGCCTGCTCAGACAGTCTTCCTAG
- a CDS encoding DUF397 domain-containing protein: MDLFPTDYEPLFRKSNYSTAAANCVEIADLPDGQHAVRDSQNRHLGGFLFPTQAWGAFLASVKTGEFDA, translated from the coding sequence ATGGACCTCTTCCCCACCGACTACGAACCCCTGTTCCGTAAGTCCAACTACTCCACCGCCGCCGCCAACTGCGTCGAGATCGCCGACCTTCCCGACGGTCAACACGCTGTTCGCGACAGCCAGAACCGCCACCTCGGCGGCTTCCTGTTCCCCACGCAAGCATGGGGAGCGTTCCTCGCAAGCGTAAAGACCGGCGAGTTCGACGCCTGA
- a CDS encoding DUF5753 domain-containing protein produces MRRSPDQIEGRVTVRMRRQQRLTDDPPLAFNVVVNEAALHRSVGGTDVMREQLKFLLERMELPNVDARILPFESGAHTASEGSFVIMKFPSLLENVTFGDVVLIEYRVGALYLEAEQETQPFSRVFERLQATALDPRESAKRIQHLLNSRYGR; encoded by the coding sequence CTGCGCAGGTCCCCCGACCAGATCGAAGGCCGGGTCACCGTGCGGATGCGGCGACAGCAGCGGCTCACCGACGACCCTCCGCTCGCCTTCAACGTGGTGGTCAACGAAGCCGCGCTGCACCGCAGCGTCGGCGGCACCGACGTGATGCGCGAACAACTCAAGTTCCTGCTGGAACGGATGGAGCTTCCCAACGTCGACGCACGCATCCTGCCGTTCGAATCCGGAGCGCACACGGCCAGCGAGGGCTCCTTCGTCATCATGAAGTTCCCCAGCCTGCTGGAGAACGTCACCTTCGGAGATGTCGTGCTGATCGAGTACCGGGTCGGCGCGCTCTACCTCGAAGCAGAACAGGAGACCCAGCCCTTCTCCAGAGTCTTCGAACGGCTGCAGGCAACCGCGCTGGACCCCCGCGAGTCGGCCAAGCGCATCCAACACCTGCTGAACAGCAGATACGGAAGATAA
- a CDS encoding DUF397 domain-containing protein: MTLDGSPLIWRKSSYSGGAGGNCVEAARLPSGGMALRDSKHPEDAVLHFTRDAWTAFRKALCDGGLF, from the coding sequence GTGACGCTCGACGGCTCCCCGCTCATCTGGCGCAAGTCCTCCTACTCCGGAGGTGCCGGCGGCAACTGCGTCGAGGCGGCTCGCCTGCCCTCCGGCGGCATGGCGCTGCGCGACTCCAAACACCCCGAAGACGCGGTCCTGCACTTCACCCGCGACGCATGGACAGCCTTCCGGAAAGCCCTGTGCGACGGCGGACTCTTCTGA
- a CDS encoding thiopeptide-type bacteriocin biosynthesis protein → MNHAPERVREDALWHQVTVNFADYSVAEHVGAVHIGPIMTGAETAGRTRAWFFVRKAPCWRIRFLVAHGTGQETVVFLHERLDALRDGGHIAGWAPTIYEPEIHAFGGPLGMELTHRLFHVDSRHVLAYLGRQDVPPTGHGDQRRELSVLLCSMLMRGAGQDWYEQGDVWARVAGIRPDPPDIPAERMNRLEADLRRLMTVDAGPTSPLLRENGPLAFLTEWAVAFAEAGQRLGGLARNGLLTRGLRAVLAHQIIFHWNRLGLPYTVQSLIAHTAKTVVLDRDEWPTTMTPLRLPGARGDRK, encoded by the coding sequence ATGAACCACGCCCCCGAAAGGGTACGGGAAGACGCCCTGTGGCACCAGGTGACCGTCAACTTCGCCGACTACTCCGTGGCCGAACACGTCGGTGCCGTCCACATCGGTCCGATAATGACCGGCGCAGAGACCGCTGGAAGGACCAGGGCATGGTTCTTCGTCAGAAAGGCCCCCTGCTGGCGGATTCGTTTCCTGGTAGCACACGGCACCGGCCAGGAAACAGTGGTTTTCCTCCACGAAAGACTCGACGCGTTGCGAGACGGCGGTCACATCGCCGGCTGGGCCCCAACCATCTACGAGCCGGAGATACACGCCTTCGGCGGTCCGTTGGGCATGGAGTTGACCCACCGTCTCTTCCACGTCGACAGCCGACACGTCCTCGCCTACCTCGGCCGTCAGGACGTCCCGCCCACCGGCCACGGCGACCAGCGGCGCGAACTGTCTGTTCTGCTGTGCAGCATGCTGATGCGCGGGGCAGGACAGGACTGGTACGAACAAGGAGACGTCTGGGCACGCGTCGCCGGAATCCGTCCGGATCCTCCCGACATCCCTGCGGAGCGGATGAACAGGTTGGAAGCCGACTTACGGCGGCTGATGACCGTGGACGCAGGCCCCACAAGCCCTCTCCTGCGCGAGAACGGACCGCTGGCTTTTCTGACCGAATGGGCTGTCGCTTTCGCTGAAGCCGGTCAGAGACTAGGTGGCCTTGCTCGAAACGGTCTACTCACCCGCGGATTACGAGCCGTCCTCGCTCACCAGATCATCTTCCACTGGAACCGGCTCGGCCTGCCATACACCGTGCAAAGCCTGATCGCCCACACCGCCAAGACAGTAGTCCTGGATCGTGACGAATGGCCTACCACTATGACGCCGCTGAGACTTCCAGGAGCCCGCGGTGACAGGAAGTGA
- a CDS encoding lanthionine synthetase C family protein: MGSRGVASGGRGRRRPQSLAGGAAGIALLHIERAYTGHGDWTTVHTWLSAAVHEELSAGPNAGLYFGVPALAFVIRAAAGRSSRYRHALTQLDTAITAMTRHRLSQAHTRIDQGIRPRMAEFDLVRGLTGLGVYHLLRHPDHEITQAVLAYLVRLTEPLPEHADDLPGWWTDVSLNGDPAPDFPGGHGNLGMSHGIAAPLALLSLAALKGITVEGHTEAIGRICAWLDVWQQEHPCGPWWPGFVTREQARRKHVEASSRQRPSWCYGTPGLARAQQLAGLATGDLERQRTAEAAMLGCLRDPAQLNLLPDAGLCHGTAGLLQAAWRMADDASTPDIAQELPRLAARLLSQLPSLPEDVEFLDGHAGVALALHTAGTGTAPISRWDACLLLI; this comes from the coding sequence ATCGGTAGTCGTGGCGTCGCTTCAGGGGGGAGAGGACGTCGGCGTCCCCAGTCACTGGCCGGGGGAGCGGCGGGAATCGCCCTGTTGCACATTGAACGCGCCTATACCGGCCATGGTGACTGGACGACCGTGCACACATGGCTGTCCGCTGCCGTGCACGAGGAGTTGAGCGCTGGTCCCAACGCCGGACTGTACTTCGGAGTTCCCGCCTTGGCGTTCGTGATCCGTGCCGCCGCAGGCCGGTCCAGCAGGTACAGGCATGCTCTCACCCAACTCGACACCGCCATCACGGCCATGACCCGTCATCGCCTCAGCCAAGCCCACACCCGCATCGACCAGGGAATCCGGCCCCGTATGGCCGAGTTCGATCTGGTTCGCGGCCTGACCGGTCTCGGCGTCTACCACCTGCTACGCCACCCCGATCATGAGATCACACAGGCCGTGCTGGCCTACCTCGTCAGGTTGACTGAACCGCTTCCGGAGCACGCCGACGACCTACCGGGATGGTGGACCGACGTCTCCCTCAACGGTGATCCTGCACCGGACTTTCCCGGAGGCCACGGCAACCTCGGCATGTCACACGGCATCGCGGCCCCGCTGGCACTGCTGTCACTGGCTGCGCTGAAAGGAATCACAGTCGAAGGGCACACCGAGGCCATCGGTCGTATCTGCGCCTGGTTGGACGTATGGCAGCAGGAACACCCCTGCGGCCCGTGGTGGCCGGGATTCGTCACCCGTGAACAGGCCCGTCGAAAGCACGTAGAGGCATCCAGCCGCCAACGTCCGTCGTGGTGCTACGGAACACCCGGGCTCGCCAGAGCCCAGCAACTTGCGGGCTTGGCCACTGGTGACCTCGAACGGCAACGCACAGCCGAGGCCGCTATGCTCGGCTGCCTCCGCGACCCCGCGCAGCTCAACCTGCTCCCAGACGCCGGCTTGTGCCACGGCACGGCTGGACTGCTCCAGGCCGCGTGGCGGATGGCGGATGACGCCAGCACACCGGACATCGCACAGGAGCTGCCCAGGCTTGCGGCGCGACTGCTTTCCCAGCTCCCATCCCTGCCCGAAGATGTCGAATTCCTCGACGGGCACGCAGGCGTGGCGCTCGCCCTGCACACCGCTGGAACCGGTACCGCCCCAATCAGCCGTTGGGACGCCTGTCTGCTTCTCATCTGA